In Bombus terrestris chromosome 6, iyBomTerr1.2, whole genome shotgun sequence, a single window of DNA contains:
- the LOC100647217 gene encoding neurotrimin, producing the protein MRRSSYVNYYVLCLMCWILLGITGVSTRSHSLVKRFDGIYTGPYFDSNTPTNITAQLGSHAYLPCKVRQLGNKSVSWIRRRDSHILSVDRTMFIPDERFQALFVDASDTWTLQVKYVQARDEGEYECQISTDPKKSHIIKLNIVVPKIEIIGDRDMYVKTGSTVAIRCVIKQSLEGPFYVFWYHEGDRVLDYQLNKIDIQTKRIDHDTVSSLVIHKARREDSGNYTCSPSSLDSASVQLHVLNGEHPAAIQRGISSAPGGCPTLWWLAGVVTLYSSHGSRLFVLALLILMVLYSKNPSYFAPER; encoded by the exons ATGAGGAGATCCTCTTACGTGAATTACTACGTCCTGTGCCTCATGTGCTGGATTCTCCTAGGCATCACCG GGGTGAGCACAAGATCCCATTCGTTAGTGAAGAGGTTCGACGGGATTTACACGGGGCCGTACTTCGATTCAAACACCCCCACGAACATCACGGCTCAACTGGGAAGTCATGCTTACTTGCCGTGCAAAGTGCGTCAGCTTGGTAATAAATCG GTATCGTGGATCAGAAGAAGGGACTCGCATATCCTCTCGGTAGATAGAACAATGTTTATCCCGGACGAAAGGTTCCAGGCGCTTTTCGTAGACGCGTCGGACACCTGGACCCTGCAGGTTAAGTACGTGCAGGCACGTGACGAAGGCGAGTACGAGTGCCAAATCTCGACCGATCCGAAGAAGAGTCACATCATCAAGCTCAACATCGTCG TGCCAAAGATCGAAATCATAGGCGATCGTGACATGTACGTCAAGACCGGAAGCACAGTTGCCATACGGTGCGTGATCAAGCAGTCCCTTGAGGGTCCTTTCTACGTTTTCTGGTACCACGAGGGTGATCGCGTTCTGGATTACCAATTAAACAAAATCGACATCCAGACGAAGAGAATCGATCACGACACGGTCAGCAGTCTCGTGATCCATAAAGCGAGGCGGGAAGACTCGGGCAATTACACCTGCAGTCCGAGTAGTTTGGACAGCGCGAGCGTGCAGCTTCACGTGTTAAATG GCGAGCATCCTGCCGCGATTCAAAGAGGGATCAGCTCGGCACCGGGTGGCTGTCCGACGCTATGGTGGCTGGCAGGCGTCGTGACGCTGTATTCGAGTCACGGCAGTCGCCTATTCGTCCTCGCTCTTTTGATCCTCATGGTCCTTTATTCGAAGAATCCATCTTACTTCGCGCCGGAACGATAA